The Helianthus annuus cultivar XRQ/B chromosome 16, HanXRQr2.0-SUNRISE, whole genome shotgun sequence genome includes a window with the following:
- the LOC110918536 gene encoding uncharacterized protein LOC110918536 produces the protein MPTSSSISHANNKHLHDLIESSRPFLREDIESVDKNLPTLLTILRSAGAGECWHRLGTFSDHLYHVYRILKLWKAPDSVCLFGLFHSVYSNSYHNLAIFDPVTDRETVRKHVGTVAESLIHLFCIVPRHTLIHDDLVFRYTDSELREHLQASEHSLKCSLKGGVGKEENWRKKLQEIVPATGIIVKHIRTGEPVVLPRRVLAVFLLMTIADFGDQYYGYQDELYDNTDGRLEFTGNTNFDVLWPGNGKPGLWMNLISKMAAIYTLLVREEEVFTQQQPERHENGFEDLELVIPPVFDRCTKILDPSEQIVARDLYWEAVYEHGLNKEKGEELLIKCIEKNPFVGEPHVLLSQFYVSRGRFEEGETECEKGLRLLLEWGCPWDKRVSWEGWVAWSRVLLSKAKERSWPHTSWGIISLGLVK, from the exons ATGCCAACTTCATCATCTATCTCTCATGCCAACAACAAACACCTACATGATCTCATTGAATCATCTCGCCCGTTTCTCCGCGAAGACATCGAGTCAGTCGACAAAAACCTGCCAACCCTCTTGACCATCTTACGTTCAGCCGGTGCAGGCGAGTGCTGGCACCGGTTAGGAACCTTCTCTGACCACCTCTACCACGTCTACCGCATCCTCAAGCTCTGGAAGGCACCCGACTCCGTTTGTCTTTTCGGTCTTTTCC ATTCGGTTTACTCCAACTCCTATCACAATCTTGCAATCTTTGACCCGGTTACAGACCGGGAAACTGTACGTAAACATGTCGGTACTGTCGCGGAGAGTTTAATCCACTTGTTTTGCATTGTACCTCGCCACACTCTCATTCATGATGATCTCGTGTTTCGGTACACTGATTCGGAGCTCAGAGAACACCTCCAAGCTTCCGAACATTCGTTGAAATGTTCATTGAAAGGCGGTGTGGGAAAAGAAGAGAACTGGAGGAAGAAGCTCCAGGAAATTGTTCCGGCCACCGGAATAATAGTGAAACACATCAGAACCGGCGAACCGGTGGTTCTTCCGAGAAGGGTGCTAGCTGTTTTTCTCCTCATGACCATAGCAGACTTTGGTGACCAGTATTATGGTTATCAGGACGAGTTATACGATAACACTGATGGACGTTTAGAGTTTACTGGAAACACCAACTTTGACGTGTTATGGCCCGGAAACGGGAAGCCAGGACTATGGATGAATCTGATATCGAAAATGGCAGCTATATACACTTTGTTGGTGCGAGAAGAAGAGGTCTTCACACAACAACAACCCGAGCGCCACGAAAACGGGTTCGAAGATCTCGAGCTAGTGATTCCGCCGGTTTTCGACCGGTGCACCAAGATTCTTGACCCGAGTGAGCAGATAGTGGCTAGAGACTTGTACTGGGAGGCTGTTTATGAGCATGGGTTGAATAAAGAGAAGGGTGAAGAGTTGTTGATCAAGTGTATTGAGAAGAACCCATTTGTGGGTGAACCACATGTGTTGTTGAGCCAGTTTTATGTGAGTAGAGGGAGGTTTGAGGAGGGTGAAACAGAGTGTGAGAAGGGTTTGAGGCTGTTGTTGGAGTGGGGGTGTCCATGGGACAAAAGGGTGTCATGGGAAGGGTGGGTTGCTTGGAGTAGGGTTCTGTTAAGCAAAGCAAAAGAGAGGTCTTGGCCACATACTTCATGGGGGATCATTAGTTTGGGTCTTGTTAAGTAG
- the LOC110918537 gene encoding craniofacial development protein 1, with product MSEQEKITAVGSSGDQQPQPTTDKNARVDAVWQQMNKGISTDKLNSILKRSTTNPKTKSSKPSSKPSSSSWMTVLGLGPKTSSPTQPVPISKPVDKQDGVGEDALKVAAAALSAAKDAANMAALAGRGKIEVREVRDFAGESIEVKKLVDANTSEALEKDKSGAPSAVDAILEQIKKKPKLSVLDKTKKDWGEFKEENRLDEELETYKKSGNQYLDKVSFLERADYRQFERERDVRLAAQAKRKSDMREDDD from the exons aTGAGTGAACAAGAGAAGATCACGGCCGTTGGTTCTTCCGGAGATCAACAGCCGCAGCCTACTACAG ACAAAAACGCTAGAGTTGATGCTGTATGGCAGCAGATGAACAAAGGAATTTCTACAGATAAGCTGAATTCTATTCTCAAAAGGTCTACTACAAATCCAAAAACAAAGTCATCTAAACCATCTTCAAAACCTTCGTCTTCT AGTTGGATGACAGTTCTTGGACTCGGTCCAAAGACGAGTTCACCCACCCAACCGGTACCTATTTCAAAACCAGTAGATAAACAAGACGGTGTTGGTGAAGACGCCTTAAAGGTTGCAGCAGCCGCTCTCTCTGCCGCCAAGGATGCTGCCAATATGGCTGCTCTTGCAGGAAGAGGAAAAATCGAG GTGAGGGAAGTGAGAGACTTTGCAGGGGaatccattgaagttaaaaaGCTAGTTGACGCCAATACGTCAGAAGCATTAGAAAAAGATAAAAGTGGTGCGCCTTCTGCAGTTGATGCAATTCTTGAGCAAATTAAAAAGAAACCGAAACTAAGTGTTCTTGATAAGACGAAAAAAGATTGGGGCGAGTTCAAGGAAGAAAACCGTTTGGATGAAGAGCTTGAAACTTACAAGAAGAGTGGAAATCAGTATCTAGATAAAGTTTCTTTCTTGGAGCGTGCGGATTATCGTCAATTTGAACGGGAAAGAGATGTGCGTTTGGCTGCGCAAGCTAAGAGGAAATCCGATATGCGAGAAGATGATGATTAA
- the LOC110918538 gene encoding ketol-acid reductoisomerase, chloroplastic: protein MIMTTAAATTFSSVVPTTSSSPSPTLKTLGFTTAFLSSKTSFKSLHARVFPSNMTSVSAMGARMVASPTITKSPASLDFETSVFKKEKVNLAGHEEYIVRGGRDLFHLLPDAFKGIKQIGVIGWGSQGPAQAQNLRDSLAEAKSDIVVKIGLRKGSSSFAEARGAGFSEENGTLGDIYETISGSDLVLLLISDSAQADNYEKIFSHMKPNSILGLSHGFLLGHLQSIGLDFPKNFSVVAVCPKGMGPSVRRLYVQGKEINGAGINASFAVHQDVDGRATDVALGWSVALGSPFTFATTLEQEYKSDIFGERGILLGAVHGIVESLFRRYTEQGMTEDLAYKNTVECITGVISKTISTKGMKAVYESLSEEGKKDFLIAYSASYYPCMEILYECYEDVASGSEIRSVVLAGRRFYEKEGLPAFPMGKIDQTRMWKVGERVRATRPAGDLGPLYPFTAGVYVALMMAQIEVLRKKGHSYSEIINESLIESVDSLNPFMHARGVSFMVDNCSTTARLGSRKWAPRFDYNLTQQALVAVDNGAPVNQDLVKSFFEDPVHDAVKVCAELRPTVDISVPADADFVRPELRQSNN, encoded by the exons ATGATTATGACGACCGCCGCCGCAACCACCTTCTCCTCCGTCGTACCTACCACCTCCTCTTCACCATCTCCGACACTCAAAACCCTAGGTTTCACCACAGCCTTTCTCTCATCCAAAACCTCCTTCAAATCACTCCACGCTCGCGTGTTTCCATCCAACATGACCTCTGTCTCCGCTATGGGAGCTCGTATGGTTGCATCTCCGACGATCACCAAGTCTCCGGCGTCTCTCGATTTCGAAACCTCTGTTTTTAAAAAGGAGAAAGTCAACCTTGCTGGTCACGAAGAG TACATTGTGAGAGGAGGTAGAGATTTGTTTCATCTATTGCCGGATGCATTTAAAGGGATTAAGCAGATTGGTGTCATTGGTTGGGGTTCTCAG GGTCCTGCACAAGCTCAGAATTTAAGGGATTCACTTGCAGAAGCAAAGTCTGATATTGTAGTGAAg ATTGGGCTGAGGAAGGGTTCGAGTTCGTTTGCTGAGGCTCGTGGTGCTGGTTTCAGTGAAGAGAATGGGACTCTTGGAGATATATATGAAACTATTTCTGGTAGTGATTTGGTCCTGCTATTGATATCTGATTCAGCTCAG GCTGATAATTATGAGAAAATCTTCTCCCACATGAAACCAAACAGCATTCTCGGACTTTCACACGGTTTCCTTCTTGGTCATTTACAATCAATAGGTCTTGATTTCCCCAAAAATTTCAGTGTGGTTGCTGTATGCCCCAAGGGAATGGGCCCATCGGTTAGAAGGCTATACGTTCAAGGAAAAGAGATCAATGGAGCCGGGATCAATGCTAGTTTTGCTGTCCATCAG GATGTTGACGGTAGAGCCACCGATGTTGCACTTGGATGGTCAGTTGCTCTTGGTTCACCTTTTACATTTGCCACTACACTAGAGCAGGAGTATAAAAGTGATATATTTGGAGAAAGAG GTATTTTACTTGGTGCCGTGCACGGTATCGTGGAGTCATTATTTAGAAGGTACACAGAACAAGGTATGACTGAAGATCTGGCTTACAAGAACACTGTAGAATGCATAACCGGAGTAATATCAAAGACCATATCGACTAAG GGTATGAAGGCTGTCTATGAGTCACTCTCAGAAGAAGGCAAAAAAGATTTCTTGATTGCATACAGTGCTTCTTATTATCCGTGCATGGAAATCTTGTACGAGTGTTACGAGGATGTGGCTAGTGGCAGTGAGATTAGGAGCGTTGTTTTGGCTGGTCGCCGTTTTTAT GAAAAAGAGGGTCTTCCAGCGTTCCCAATGGGCAAAATCGATCAAACCCGGATGTGGAAAGTTGGTGAACGGGTCCGTGCTACCCGACCCGCCGGTGATTTGGGCCCGTTATATCCTTTTACAGCAGGTGTCTACGTAGCACTAATGATGGCCCAG ATTGAGGTATTAAGGAAGAAAGGGCACTCTTATTCTGAAATCATCAATGAAAGTTTAATCGAATCTGTGGATTCGTTGAACCCTTTCATGCATGCTCGAGGTGTTTCGTTCATGGTGGACAACTGTTCCACTACTGCGAGGTTAGGGTCAAGAAAATGGGCTCCACGGTTCGACTACAATCTGACCCAACAGGCCTTAGTTGCAGTGGACAATGGCGCGCCAGTGAACCAGGATCTGGTTAAGAGCTTCTTTGAAGATCCGGTTCATGATGCAGTCAAAGTGTGTGCAGAGTTGAGACCCACCGTCGATATCTCGGTGCCTGCAGATGCTGATTTTGTGAGACCCGAGCTGCGTCAATCGAATAACTAA